From the Rhodoferax sp. WC2427 genome, one window contains:
- a CDS encoding TlyA family RNA methyltransferase → MRADQLLVERGMAASRSQAVRLITGGMRWFDGIKWRTVVKNKDDIPEDAPLELLNDAEARYVSRGGLKLEAALKHTGLDVTGLYVLDVGQSTGGFTDCLLQAGVAQVTGVDVGHAQLHPKLRVDARVLCVEGLNARSLTPESLQEACELVLSEHWVPPTVDDPEPEAPYSWMRGGGEVTDYDDSDDADDAEIEAHIAQATGKVNARPLEAEPAADAAPKRHRRKAGLDGVDTTPEFDLVTGDVSFISLTHILPALVPLLPPDGHLLMLVKPQFELQPGQVGKGGIVRDPALYAVVEARLRQCCAEVELEVLDWFDSVLEGGDGNREFFIYAKKAA, encoded by the coding sequence ATGCGTGCAGACCAATTGTTAGTAGAACGCGGCATGGCCGCATCCCGTTCGCAGGCCGTGCGCCTGATCACCGGGGGGATGCGCTGGTTCGACGGCATCAAATGGCGCACGGTGGTCAAGAACAAGGACGATATCCCCGAAGACGCGCCGCTGGAGCTGCTCAACGATGCCGAGGCGCGCTACGTCTCGCGCGGCGGGCTCAAGCTGGAGGCCGCTCTCAAACACACCGGCCTGGATGTGACCGGCCTGTACGTGCTGGACGTGGGCCAAAGCACCGGTGGTTTCACCGACTGCCTGCTGCAGGCGGGCGTGGCCCAGGTGACCGGTGTGGACGTGGGCCATGCCCAGCTGCACCCCAAGCTGCGCGTCGATGCCCGGGTGCTGTGCGTAGAGGGCCTGAACGCCCGCTCGCTCACCCCTGAATCCCTGCAGGAAGCCTGCGAGCTGGTGTTGTCTGAGCACTGGGTGCCCCCCACCGTGGACGACCCCGAGCCCGAGGCCCCCTACAGCTGGATGCGCGGCGGCGGTGAAGTCACCGACTACGACGACAGCGACGACGCAGACGATGCCGAGATCGAGGCGCACATCGCCCAGGCCACCGGCAAAGTCAACGCGCGGCCTCTGGAGGCTGAACCCGCCGCCGACGCTGCCCCCAAGCGCCACCGCCGCAAGGCCGGGCTGGACGGTGTGGACACCACGCCCGAGTTCGACCTGGTCACGGGTGATGTGTCGTTTATCTCGCTCACCCACATCCTGCCCGCGCTGGTGCCCTTGCTGCCGCCCGATGGCCACCTGTTGATGCTGGTCAAGCCGCAGTTCGAACTGCAGCCCGGCCAGGTCGGCAAGGGCGGCATCGTGCGCGACCCGGCCCTGTACGCCGTGGTGGAAGCGCGCCTGCGCCAGTGCTGCGCCGAAGTGGAGCTGGAAGTGCTGGACTGGTTTGACAGCGTGCTCGAAGGCGGCGACGGCAACCGTGAATTCTTTATTTATGCAAAAAAGGCGGCATGA
- the ahcY gene encoding adenosylhomocysteinase yields MNAVLKSVSPVSTADQAIADLSLAGWGQREIRIAETEMPGLMAIREEFAAAQPLKGARITGSLHMTIQTAVLIETLQALGATVRWASCNIFSTQDHAAAAIAAAGTPVFAIKGESLKDYWDYTHAIFDFGAKGTPGEGPNMILDDGGDATLLMHLGQRAEKDLSVVANPTSEEETLLYNAIKAKLAVDPTWYTRKAAEIIGVTEETTTGVHRLNEMSAKGTLLFRAINVNDSVTKSKFDNLYGCRESLVDGIKRATDVMIAGKVAVVAGYGDVGKGSAQALRALSAQVWVTEIDPINALQAAMEGYRVVTMEYACEHADIFVTTTGNKSVITHDHMLRMKDQAIVCNIGHFDNEIEVAAIEKYQWEEIKPQVDHITFPSGKKIILLAKGRLVNLGCGTGHPSFVMSASFANQTIAQIELFTKKDAYENGKVYVLPKHLDEKVARLHLKKVGAMLTELTDEQAAYIGVSKAGPYKAETYRY; encoded by the coding sequence ATGAACGCAGTTCTCAAGTCTGTTTCTCCCGTTTCCACCGCCGACCAAGCCATTGCCGACCTGTCCCTGGCAGGCTGGGGCCAGCGCGAAATCCGCATTGCTGAAACCGAAATGCCCGGCCTGATGGCCATCCGCGAAGAATTCGCCGCGGCCCAGCCGCTGAAGGGCGCGCGCATCACCGGTTCGCTGCACATGACGATCCAGACCGCCGTGCTGATCGAGACCCTGCAAGCCCTGGGTGCCACCGTGCGCTGGGCTTCGTGCAATATTTTCTCCACCCAAGACCACGCAGCTGCTGCCATTGCCGCTGCCGGTACGCCGGTGTTCGCCATCAAGGGCGAGTCGCTGAAAGACTACTGGGACTACACCCACGCGATTTTTGACTTCGGCGCCAAGGGCACGCCCGGCGAAGGCCCGAACATGATCCTGGACGACGGCGGCGATGCCACGCTGCTGATGCACCTGGGCCAGCGCGCCGAAAAAGACCTCTCCGTGGTGGCCAACCCCACCAGCGAAGAAGAAACCCTGCTGTACAACGCCATCAAGGCCAAGCTGGCCGTGGACCCCACCTGGTACACCCGCAAGGCCGCTGAAATCATCGGCGTGACCGAAGAAACCACCACCGGCGTGCACCGCCTGAACGAAATGTCGGCCAAGGGCACGCTGCTGTTCCGCGCCATCAACGTCAACGATTCGGTGACCAAGAGCAAGTTCGACAACCTGTACGGCTGCCGCGAATCCCTGGTGGACGGCATCAAGCGCGCCACCGACGTGATGATTGCGGGCAAGGTAGCCGTGGTGGCCGGTTACGGCGACGTGGGCAAGGGCTCGGCCCAAGCCCTGCGCGCACTCAGCGCCCAGGTGTGGGTCACCGAGATCGACCCCATCAACGCCCTGCAAGCCGCCATGGAAGGCTACCGCGTGGTCACCATGGAATACGCCTGCGAACACGCTGACATCTTCGTGACCACCACCGGCAACAAGAGCGTCATCACCCACGACCACATGCTGCGCATGAAGGACCAGGCCATCGTCTGCAATATCGGCCACTTCGACAACGAAATCGAAGTTGCGGCGATTGAAAAGTACCAGTGGGAAGAGATCAAGCCCCAGGTCGATCACATCACCTTCCCCAGCGGCAAAAAGATCATCCTGCTGGCCAAGGGCCGTTTGGTCAACCTGGGTTGCGGCACCGGCCACCCCAGCTTTGTGATGTCGGCCAGCTTCGCCAACCAGACCATCGCCCAGATCGAGCTGTTCACCAAGAAGGACGCGTACGAAAACGGCAAGGTCTACGTGCTGCCCAAGCACCTGGACGAAAAAGTCGCCCGCCTGCACCTGAAGAAGGTCGGCGCGATGCTGACCGAACTGACCGACGAGCAAGCCGCGTACATCGGTGTCTCCAAAGCCGGCCCGTACAAAGCCGAAACCTACCGCTATTAA
- a CDS encoding TRAP transporter large permease codes for MNTLIIFSLLVVLMVTGMPISIALGLTVLTFLFTLTDVPVASVALKLFTGIEKFEIMAIPFFILAGNFLTHGGVAKRMINFCTSMIGHWYGGMGLAGVLACALFAAISGSSVATVVAVGSIMLPAMVKQGYPKQFGAGVIATSGALGILFPPSINLVIYSIATAGMNGVGPHGEAVSSASVGQLFLAGIVPGLCLSFLLGVTTWWRAKKLDYPRMPKATWRERYQAFRDSMWGLLLIVVVIGGIYSGKFTPTEAAAMAAVYAFFISVFVYKDLKLSDVPKSLRSAAAMSSMLLYIITNAVLFSFLMTSEQIPQAMAAWMSAQGFGLVAFLLLVNVILLAAGNFMDPAAIVLIMAPILFPVAVKMGIHPVHFGILMAVNMEVGLCHPPVGLNLYVASGITKMGISELTVAVWPWLKTMIGFLLVVTFWPSLTLWLPRLLGMVN; via the coding sequence ATGAATACCCTTATCATTTTTTCCCTGCTGGTGGTCTTGATGGTCACCGGCATGCCCATCTCGATCGCGCTGGGCCTGACGGTGCTGACCTTTCTGTTTACGCTGACCGACGTGCCTGTGGCCTCGGTGGCCTTGAAGCTGTTTACCGGCATCGAGAAGTTCGAGATCATGGCCATCCCGTTCTTCATTCTGGCGGGCAACTTTCTGACGCACGGTGGCGTGGCCAAGCGGATGATCAACTTCTGCACCTCCATGATCGGCCACTGGTACGGCGGCATGGGGCTGGCGGGCGTGCTGGCCTGTGCACTGTTTGCAGCCATCTCCGGCTCGTCGGTGGCCACCGTGGTGGCGGTGGGCTCCATCATGCTGCCTGCCATGGTCAAGCAGGGCTATCCCAAGCAATTCGGCGCGGGTGTGATTGCCACCTCGGGCGCACTCGGCATCTTGTTCCCGCCGTCCATCAACCTGGTGATTTACTCCATCGCCACCGCCGGTATGAACGGTGTGGGCCCGCACGGCGAAGCCGTCAGCTCGGCCTCGGTGGGGCAGCTGTTTCTGGCCGGTATCGTGCCCGGCCTGTGCCTGTCGTTTTTGCTGGGCGTGACCACCTGGTGGCGTGCCAAGAAGCTGGACTACCCGCGCATGCCCAAGGCCACCTGGCGTGAGCGCTACCAGGCCTTCCGCGACAGCATGTGGGGTCTGCTGCTGATCGTGGTGGTGATCGGCGGCATCTACAGCGGCAAGTTCACCCCCACCGAGGCAGCGGCCATGGCGGCGGTGTATGCGTTCTTTATCTCGGTGTTTGTCTACAAAGACCTGAAGCTGAGCGACGTGCCCAAGTCGCTGCGCAGCGCCGCTGCCATGAGCTCCATGCTGCTGTACATCATCACCAACGCGGTGCTGTTCTCGTTCCTGATGACCTCCGAGCAAATTCCGCAGGCCATGGCCGCGTGGATGAGCGCCCAGGGCTTTGGCCTGGTGGCATTCCTGCTGCTGGTGAACGTGATTCTGCTGGCCGCCGGCAACTTCATGGACCCGGCGGCCATTGTGCTGATCATGGCCCCCATCCTGTTTCCGGTGGCCGTCAAGATGGGCATCCACCCGGTGCACTTCGGCATTTTGATGGCCGTCAACATGGAAGTGGGCCTGTGTCACCCTCCCGTCGGCTTGAACCTGTATGTGGCATCGGGCATTACCAAAATGGGCATCAGCGAGCTCACCGTCGCCGTCTGGCCCTGGCTCAAAACCATGATCGGCTTCTTGCTGGTGGTGACGTTCTGGCCCAGCCTGACCCTGTGGCTGCCACGCCTGCTGGGCATGGTGAACTAG
- a CDS encoding TRAP transporter small permease — MFNRILNHLEEWLITFLIGAATLVIFFAVVHRFLSGVPYIQDYAVRMDVSWAQELCIYMFVWMAKFGAAYGVRNGTHVGVDVLVRQLPPEKAKWLVLFGLLAGALFTGVVATLGAHFVWENGFHYALFHQLGLELGDVPEGPTSPDMEIPTWIAYSCVPLGSSLMCFRFLQVAWHFWQTGEVPHAAHTVAGVDEEAH; from the coding sequence ATGTTCAATCGAATCCTGAACCACCTGGAAGAGTGGCTGATCACCTTCCTGATCGGTGCCGCCACCCTGGTGATCTTTTTCGCGGTGGTGCACCGCTTCTTGAGCGGCGTGCCCTACATCCAGGACTATGCCGTGCGCATGGACGTGAGCTGGGCGCAAGAGCTGTGCATCTACATGTTTGTGTGGATGGCCAAGTTTGGTGCCGCCTATGGCGTGCGCAACGGCACCCACGTGGGCGTGGACGTGCTGGTGCGCCAGCTGCCCCCCGAAAAGGCCAAATGGTTGGTGCTGTTCGGCCTGTTGGCGGGTGCGCTGTTTACCGGTGTGGTGGCGACCCTGGGGGCGCATTTCGTGTGGGAAAACGGCTTCCACTACGCGCTGTTCCACCAGCTGGGCCTGGAGCTGGGCGACGTACCCGAAGGCCCCACCTCGCCCGACATGGAAATCCCCACCTGGATCGCCTATTCCTGCGTGCCACTGGGTTCGTCGCTGATGTGCTTTCGCTTCCTGCAGGTGGCCTGGCACTTCTGGCAGACCGGTGAAGTGCCCCATGCAGCCCATACCGTCGCCGGTGTCGACGAAGAAGCCCACTGA
- a CDS encoding TRAP transporter substrate-binding protein, giving the protein MARRTLVQAAIAAATLCAATVAFAQAPIVIKFSHVVAPDTPKGKGAQRFKELAEERTKGKVKVELYPNSQLYKDKEELEALQLGSVQMLAPSLAKFGPLGAKEFEVFDLPFLFKDDAAFRAITEGPLGAELFKKLEPKGIHGLAYWDNGFHIMSANKPLHTVADFKGMKMRIQSSKVLDAQMRALGAIPQVMAFSELYQALQSGVVDGTEGVPSNFYTQKTYEVQKHITLSNHGHLAYAVIVNKKFWDGLPADIRTTLEGAVKDATTYANAIAATENVQALEKIKASGKTTVYTPTPAELNEWKKALMPVHKEMEARVGKTTIDAAYKATGFVAPK; this is encoded by the coding sequence ATTGCCCGCCGTACCTTGGTCCAGGCCGCCATCGCCGCCGCCACCCTGTGTGCCGCCACCGTCGCTTTCGCGCAGGCTCCCATCGTCATCAAGTTCAGCCACGTGGTCGCCCCCGACACCCCCAAGGGCAAGGGCGCACAGCGCTTCAAGGAACTGGCCGAAGAGCGCACCAAGGGCAAGGTCAAGGTCGAGCTGTACCCCAACAGCCAGCTGTACAAAGACAAGGAAGAACTGGAAGCGCTGCAGCTGGGTTCGGTGCAGATGCTGGCCCCGTCGCTGGCCAAGTTCGGCCCGCTGGGCGCAAAAGAATTCGAGGTGTTTGACCTGCCGTTCCTGTTCAAGGACGACGCAGCATTCCGCGCCATCACCGAAGGTCCGCTGGGTGCCGAGCTGTTCAAGAAGCTGGAGCCCAAGGGCATCCACGGCCTGGCCTACTGGGACAACGGTTTCCACATCATGAGCGCCAACAAGCCGCTGCACACCGTGGCCGATTTCAAGGGCATGAAGATGCGTATCCAGAGCTCCAAGGTGCTGGACGCGCAGATGCGGGCACTGGGCGCGATCCCACAGGTGATGGCCTTCAGCGAGCTGTACCAGGCCCTGCAGTCCGGCGTGGTGGATGGCACCGAAGGCGTGCCGTCCAACTTCTACACCCAGAAAACCTATGAAGTGCAAAAGCACATCACCCTGTCCAATCACGGCCACCTGGCCTACGCGGTGATCGTCAACAAGAAGTTCTGGGACGGCCTGCCCGCCGACATCCGCACCACGCTGGAAGGCGCGGTCAAGGATGCCACCACCTATGCCAACGCGATTGCCGCCACCGAGAACGTGCAGGCGCTGGAAAAAATCAAGGCCAGCGGCAAAACCACCGTCTACACCCCCACCCCGGCCGAGCTGAACGAGTGGAAGAAGGCGCTGATGCCGGTGCACAAGGAAATGGAGGCGCGCGTGGGCAAGACCACCATCGATGCCGCCTACAAAGCCACCGGCTTCGTGGCCCCCAAGTAA
- a CDS encoding sensor histidine kinase: MRSSPIPHTAPRRDARSKLWALPLLAAVLFVAGVIVWAWRSELDDAADRRATMIADALSTEAQLRGRVDVEMAHLQDLAKQIPQLPRNARALAANADVAEGLRRLWLSVTWLDANNRIVAHVPEQHPMTDTAIRETLDSAGVSAHLVQPAGADRLVVRYSAALLLRRGAPWWLTRKYDVELIDSSDQAIASVDEVPLRLDPTLHESYKVQVGGNMPGTYLELSLREVQRPFWRSLPIVLVGGFLGLMLVATALLRRQMRQISRAEDAWRTEAAWRQAMEDSALVGLRARDADGRILFVNRTFCDMVGLPAQALVGLAPPMPYWPPESLAEVMQRHKSNLAGHAPRDGYEAVWCHQDGHQLNVMVFESPLIDADGTQIGWMGSIIDITARKQLEERQRHQAEAMATQSRLTTLGEVASALAHQLNQPLTAVIGYNAGLQRMLGQDANANASLLKALKNQGEQAAEAGRIVQRIREFLTRRAPQRERCDLAAVARRAVELLQRDLQRQQIQIDWAVQPDLPPVFADPILIEQVLINLVRNAADALAAKGSGGCIQIATTLPPLPAPQQVRLAVGDDGPGLEGRSIEQLTTAFYSTKADGMGMGLAICRSIIELHHGSMAAGTSPLGGASLSFSLPVFDTALHPAHDEESTL; the protein is encoded by the coding sequence ATGCGCTCTTCCCCCATACCCCACACCGCGCCGCGCCGCGATGCGCGCAGCAAGCTGTGGGCCCTGCCGCTGCTGGCCGCGGTGCTGTTTGTGGCCGGGGTGATCGTGTGGGCCTGGCGCTCCGAGCTGGACGACGCGGCCGACCGCCGCGCCACCATGATTGCCGATGCACTCAGCACCGAAGCCCAGTTGCGTGGCCGCGTGGATGTGGAAATGGCCCACCTGCAAGACCTGGCCAAGCAAATCCCCCAGCTGCCGCGCAATGCCCGGGCGCTGGCGGCCAACGCCGATGTGGCCGAAGGCCTGCGCCGCCTCTGGCTCAGCGTGACCTGGCTGGACGCCAACAACCGCATCGTGGCCCACGTGCCCGAGCAGCACCCCATGACCGACACCGCCATCCGCGAAACCCTGGACAGCGCGGGCGTGTCGGCCCACCTGGTGCAGCCCGCCGGGGCCGACAGGCTGGTGGTGCGCTATTCCGCCGCCCTGCTGCTGCGCCGCGGCGCGCCCTGGTGGCTGACCCGCAAATACGATGTGGAGCTGATCGACAGCTCCGACCAGGCGATTGCCTCGGTGGACGAAGTGCCCCTGCGGCTCGACCCCACCCTGCACGAGAGCTACAAGGTGCAGGTCGGCGGCAACATGCCCGGCACCTACCTGGAACTGAGCCTGCGCGAAGTGCAGCGCCCGTTTTGGCGCAGCCTGCCCATCGTGCTGGTGGGCGGCTTCCTGGGGCTGATGCTGGTGGCCACCGCCCTGCTGCGCCGCCAGATGCGGCAGATCTCGCGGGCCGAAGACGCGTGGCGCACCGAAGCCGCCTGGCGCCAGGCCATGGAAGACTCGGCCCTGGTGGGGCTGCGCGCGCGCGATGCCGATGGCCGCATCCTGTTTGTCAACCGCACCTTTTGCGACATGGTCGGCCTGCCCGCCCAGGCCTTGGTGGGGCTGGCACCGCCCATGCCCTACTGGCCGCCCGAGTCTCTGGCCGAGGTGATGCAGCGCCACAAAAGCAACCTGGCAGGCCACGCCCCGCGCGACGGCTACGAAGCCGTGTGGTGCCACCAGGACGGCCACCAGCTCAACGTGATGGTGTTCGAGTCGCCGCTCATCGATGCCGACGGCACCCAGATCGGCTGGATGGGCTCCATCATCGACATCACCGCCCGCAAGCAGCTCGAAGAACGCCAGCGCCACCAGGCCGAGGCCATGGCCACCCAATCGCGCCTGACCACGCTGGGCGAAGTGGCCTCGGCCCTGGCCCACCAGCTGAACCAGCCGCTCACCGCGGTGATTGGCTACAACGCCGGCCTGCAGCGCATGCTGGGCCAGGATGCCAACGCCAACGCATCGCTGCTCAAGGCGCTCAAAAACCAGGGCGAACAGGCCGCCGAGGCCGGGCGCATCGTGCAGCGCATCCGCGAATTCCTCACCCGCCGCGCGCCCCAGCGCGAGCGCTGCGACCTGGCCGCCGTGGCGCGCCGTGCGGTGGAGCTGCTGCAGCGCGACCTGCAACGCCAGCAGATCCAGATCGACTGGGCGGTACAGCCCGACCTGCCGCCGGTCTTTGCCGACCCCATCCTCATCGAGCAGGTGCTGATCAACCTGGTGCGCAACGCCGCCGATGCGCTGGCGGCCAAGGGCTCCGGCGGGTGCATCCAGATCGCCACCACGCTGCCCCCGCTCCCGGCGCCGCAGCAGGTGCGCCTGGCCGTGGGCGATGACGGCCCCGGCCTGGAAGGCCGCAGCATCGAGCAATTAACCACTGCGTTCTACTCCACCAAGGCCGACGGCATGGGCATGGGGCTGGCCATCTGCCGCTCCATCATCGAGCTGCACCACGGCAGCATGGCCGCTGGCACCAGCCCGCTGGGCGGCGCATCCCTGTCGTTCAGCCTGCCGGTATTCGACACCGCCCTCCACCCCGCGCACGATGAGGAATCCACCCTATGA
- a CDS encoding response regulator transcription factor, with amino-acid sequence MTHPYDTVAVHLVDDEAPVREALEFLFSSHGFNVRSYASGPAFLAALDGPTPVRGCILLDVRMEPMSGLQVHDTLVARGVPVPVIFLTGHGDIPMAVEALKKGAFDFVEKPFGDAALVDRVRDALAAEAAQQLRLAEGDARGAKLAGLTPREQDVMHRVAAGKLNKVIADEMHVSMRTVEVYRARVYAKLGVRSAAEVATLLAKS; translated from the coding sequence ATGACCCACCCCTACGACACCGTTGCCGTGCACCTGGTGGACGACGAAGCCCCGGTGCGCGAAGCGCTAGAGTTCTTGTTCAGCTCGCACGGCTTCAATGTGCGCAGCTATGCCAGCGGCCCGGCCTTTCTGGCCGCCCTGGACGGCCCCACGCCGGTGCGCGGTTGCATCCTGCTGGATGTGCGCATGGAGCCGATGTCGGGACTGCAGGTGCACGACACCCTGGTGGCGCGCGGCGTGCCGGTGCCGGTGATCTTCTTGACCGGCCACGGCGACATCCCGATGGCGGTGGAGGCGCTGAAAAAAGGCGCGTTCGACTTTGTGGAAAAACCCTTTGGCGATGCCGCCCTGGTGGACCGGGTACGCGACGCACTGGCGGCCGAGGCCGCCCAGCAGCTGCGCCTGGCCGAAGGCGACGCACGCGGTGCCAAGCTGGCCGGCCTCACCCCGCGCGAGCAGGACGTGATGCACCGCGTGGCCGCAGGCAAGCTCAACAAGGTGATTGCCGACGAAATGCACGTCTCCATGCGCACCGTGGAGGTGTACCGCGCCCGGGTCTACGCCAAGCTGGGCGTGCGCTCGGCCGCCGAGGTGGCCACGCTGCTGGCGAAAAGCTGA
- a CDS encoding YncE family protein, translating into MSLFKMFSVAAAVAVVAGASMPAAAFDGWHLDNATAIPGKGSAWDYVSLDAGRGHLFIGRRGAGLQVYDIATHKAIAVVGSTASDSSNGATLMPEFDLGISYNENGTITPFKLSTLEAQPSVKLGEELDATHYDPSTQRIVVNMAAGKDGTELLVLQAPSLKQVGSIKVSTKKPEHAEADGQGNFYMASRDENAVYRINTKDMVVTAQWPTPGCAQTNGLALDAAHHRIFLGCRGSATVKPSFAVMDADNGAILYTAEIGGGNDEVVYDASLKRVFLANGVNAVLNVFEQVDANTYKPLEALGTQAGVRTMAMDHGSKKIYAITAEGSADYAKKITTSVSPYYANTFFDDKFYVLTYSK; encoded by the coding sequence ATGTCTTTATTCAAAATGTTTTCTGTGGCGGCGGCTGTGGCCGTGGTGGCCGGTGCGTCTATGCCCGCTGCCGCGTTCGATGGCTGGCACCTGGACAACGCCACCGCCATTCCCGGCAAAGGGTCGGCCTGGGACTATGTGTCGCTGGATGCCGGGCGCGGCCATTTGTTCATCGGCCGCCGGGGCGCGGGCCTGCAGGTGTACGACATCGCCACGCACAAGGCCATCGCCGTGGTCGGCAGCACCGCCAGCGACAGCTCCAACGGTGCGACCCTGATGCCGGAGTTCGACCTGGGCATCTCGTACAACGAAAACGGCACCATCACGCCCTTCAAGCTGTCCACCCTGGAAGCCCAGCCCTCGGTCAAGCTGGGCGAGGAGCTGGATGCCACCCACTACGATCCCAGCACCCAGCGCATCGTGGTGAACATGGCGGCGGGCAAGGACGGCACCGAGCTGCTGGTGCTGCAAGCGCCCTCGCTCAAGCAGGTGGGCTCCATCAAGGTCAGCACCAAGAAGCCCGAGCATGCCGAGGCCGACGGCCAGGGCAATTTCTACATGGCTTCGCGCGATGAAAACGCGGTCTACCGCATCAACACCAAGGACATGGTGGTCACCGCCCAGTGGCCTACGCCGGGCTGCGCCCAGACCAACGGCCTGGCGCTGGATGCCGCCCACCACCGCATCTTTCTGGGCTGCCGCGGCAGTGCCACGGTGAAGCCCTCGTTTGCGGTGATGGATGCCGACAACGGTGCCATCCTCTACACCGCCGAGATCGGTGGCGGCAATGATGAGGTGGTGTATGACGCCAGCCTGAAGCGGGTGTTTTTGGCCAATGGCGTGAACGCGGTGCTCAACGTGTTTGAGCAGGTGGATGCCAATACCTACAAACCGTTGGAAGCCCTGGGCACCCAGGCCGGTGTGCGCACCATGGCGATGGACCACGGCAGCAAGAAGATCTATGCCATCACCGCCGAGGGCAGCGCCGACTACGCCAAGAAGATCACCACCAGCGTTTCGCCCTACTACGCGAACACGTTTTTTGACGACAAGTTCTACGTGCTGACCTACAGCAAGTAA
- a CDS encoding acetyl-CoA C-acyltransferase — MPTTDPIVILSAARTPMGAFQGAFATLAAHDLGGAAIGAAVARAGVDPARIDQVVMGNCLMAGQGQAPARQAGFKGGLGQGTGAVTLSKMCGSGLFATMMAHDMLVAGSHDLVVAGGMESMTNAPHLLPQGRSGIRIGHGQVLDHMMLDGLEDAYEPGRSMGSFGEDCAAKYGFTRAAQDAFATASVQRAQAAIGSGAFAAETTPVLAKGAEVTTDEAPGKIRLDKIPTLRPAFKPDGTITAASSSSISDGAAALVLARASTAAQLGLQPLARIVGHATFAQAPAWFSTAPLGAVHRLLAKIGWGVAEVDLWEVNEAFAVVPMALMAELDLPHSQVNVHGGACALGHPIGASGARILVTLLHALQAHGLRRGVATLCIGGGEATALAVEIL, encoded by the coding sequence ATGCCCACCACCGACCCCATCGTCATCCTGTCCGCCGCCCGCACCCCCATGGGGGCATTCCAGGGGGCCTTCGCCACGCTGGCGGCGCACGATCTGGGCGGGGCGGCTATTGGGGCGGCGGTGGCGCGGGCGGGGGTGGACCCGGCGCGGATCGACCAGGTGGTGATGGGCAACTGCCTGATGGCGGGGCAGGGGCAGGCTCCGGCGCGGCAGGCGGGGTTCAAGGGCGGGCTGGGGCAGGGCACGGGGGCGGTCACGCTGTCCAAGATGTGCGGCTCGGGCCTGTTTGCCACCATGATGGCGCACGACATGCTGGTGGCGGGCAGCCACGACCTGGTGGTGGCCGGGGGCATGGAGAGCATGACCAACGCGCCCCACCTGCTGCCCCAGGGGCGCAGCGGCATCCGCATCGGCCACGGCCAGGTGCTGGACCACATGATGCTGGACGGGCTGGAAGATGCCTACGAGCCGGGCCGCTCCATGGGCAGCTTTGGCGAAGACTGCGCAGCGAAATACGGCTTTACCCGCGCGGCGCAGGACGCGTTTGCCACCGCCAGCGTGCAGCGGGCGCAGGCGGCGATTGGCTCGGGCGCGTTTGCGGCAGAGACCACGCCGGTACTGGCCAAAGGAGCCGAAGTCACCACCGACGAAGCCCCGGGCAAGATCCGCCTGGACAAGATCCCCACGTTGCGACCGGCGTTCAAACCCGACGGCACCATTACCGCTGCCAGCAGCTCGTCCATCAGCGACGGGGCGGCGGCCCTGGTGCTGGCCCGCGCCTCCACCGCCGCGCAGCTGGGCCTGCAGCCGCTGGCGCGCATCGTCGGCCACGCCACGTTTGCCCAGGCACCGGCCTGGTTTTCCACCGCGCCGCTGGGGGCCGTGCACAGGCTGCTGGCCAAGATCGGCTGGGGTGTGGCCGAGGTGGACCTGTGGGAAGTGAATGAGGCCTTTGCCGTGGTGCCCATGGCGCTGATGGCCGAGCTGGACTTGCCGCACAGCCAGGTGAATGTGCATGGCGGTGCCTGCGCGCTGGGCCATCCCATCGGCGCCAGCGGTGCGCGTATTCTGGTGACGCTGCTGCATGCCCTACAAGCCCACGGCCTGCGCCGGGGCGTGGCCACGCTGTGCATAGGCGGCGGCGAAGCAACCGCTCTGGCGGTTGAAATACTATAA